In Calonectris borealis chromosome 29, bCalBor7.hap1.2, whole genome shotgun sequence, one genomic interval encodes:
- the LOC142094098 gene encoding uncharacterized protein LOC142094098 — protein sequence MAEALNLAVCVFAGEVKCLQRELEAERSLMRRERENMAQELLQAERQYDSTLRLRQTNHEVEINKLLQDLASEREGHRSELQEMLEQWEKEKAETEREHEETLFDMKQKVATMQAQQEEERTRVENAKQEVLLEKERERDALLEALLQTQGELREARQQLEQLRQEVEEQRETGQNVREKLQGELQETRSKIKAVEERHQTVKEEMNILLQQRDALQKQVEELTSQLAASEECLKKEAMTLHQEVASLERKLESTEKQRKEVLVRLSDAHERDRLQAVKEKLVWEVKLLQESVTASETRANTATDVTHCLEQELQTTLSILKMKNEEVEMQWEKIQMLQKEAAQGKALQETLTHMTAILSEREGEMKLYQEQVRMLEKQKEMHKTTLAHVIKDITEKNEKMEAQQEQIRDLEKQQEKQRLAVSKMSRDLQERDREIRSQQEQIRDLEKQREMQRAAVSKVSKELEERDQEIKSQEGKRMILEQHGASQARNLQVDLDHMKGNLKEKNLELVPLTQQIQELEMERAQVQSLHASLEHLRAVLKDRESECDSPRDPLRLWQQYKEQQEGYLQELHGKVEKMTLSLSEKDQELESQQKQIQEAEEVMEMQLRAVRDQLEQTLETLKEKDRLVDIQKQQTRSYEEKTGEQMNVVRRDLEYTTAILKEKNFVIESQKELIETFQNQEQDSEQQKEILQRLQVALEEKEQEILSLRKRCGACEEKEEKHEAEQTNPQATKLTLKEREEKIGVLEEAISKLQQQKEEAAMQTKAILQKLEYAESSLEARDREIASLQEHVQDLREQKELEGKQDLDKMSQIWKENRLEFLKQTEQMNALRLRGESTKAALAACQKTVTLLEEVVRKRDEDNETLMQKVQRQEEELKTLQNLQFRQTEENEEVRHPREQEKLLEEALRERERETKAQGEQKEEEVRALREDLQHVQLTLTKKDEEIKYQRERVGYLEETLTGREQELRRLSKLLKQLTSALRWKDDEETLKKQIQKLQKWEEEEAEKRRVLQERDRSLQRQKELTQQLEDERKAKGEKLECVVAVLKQTESREVKWKEKAQALTLALTKSEMANGTLREEVAVLQSMVSERDTDRFHHQQAVAEGEQLSWLSEKRILSQRLECLQRAVARQELEKTELKQLNAELRRTLEQVERERRSLKRCCRGPSLADAGGFSLSDQHKMPASRQEESHARCSRRLAELQNQVSLVRTQLAQDCCAKTRQELSDLHHELSCSLAAVVREPKAADPEAETGKLGQPLNL from the exons ATGGCAGAG GCACTGAATCTTGCCGTTTGTGTGTTTGCAGGGGAAGTGAAGTGCCTTCAACGtgagctggaagcagagagatcTCTAATGAGGCGGGAACGGGAAAACATGGCACAAGAGCTCTTGCAGGCAGAGCGGCAGTACGACAGCACCCTCAGGCTTCGGCAAACTAATCACGAGGTGGAAATAAACAAGCTCCTGCAAGACCTG GCAAGCGAGCGGGAAGGGCACCGTTCAGAGCTACAGGAGATGCTGGagcaatgggaaaaggagaaggcagagacagaaagggaGCACGAGGAGACGCTCTTTGATATGAAGCAGAAAGTTGCCACCATGCAAGCTCAGCAAGAAGAGGAACGAACTAGAGTCGAAAATGCCAAGCAAGAG GTCCTGCTAGAAAAGGAGCGTGAGAGGGACGCTTTATTAGAGGCGCTACTCCAAACTCAGGGAGAGCTAAGAGAAGCCCGCCAGCAGCTAGAGCAGCTCAGGCAGGAGGTGGAAGAGCAGCGAGAGACTGGGCAG AAcgtcagagaaaagctgcaaggagAGCTGCAGGAAACTCGCAGTAAGATCAAGGCAGTGGAGGAGCGGCACCAAACCGTCAAAGAGGAAATGAATATCCTTCTTCAGCAGAGGGATGCTCTACAAAAACAG GTGGAAGAGTTGACATCCCAGCTAGCAGCCTCCGAAGAGTGCCTAAAGAAGGAGGCTATGACTCTGCATCAAGAGGTGGCGTCTCTGGAAAGGAAACTCGAGAGCACTGAGAAGCAAAGAAAGGAGGTCCTGGTGAGGCTGTCAGATGCC CATGAACGGGACAGACTGCaagcagttaaagaaaaactgGTATGGGAGGTAAAACTTCTTCAGGAATCAGTCACAGCCTCTGAAACCCGAGCAAATACAGCCACAGATGTGACTCACTGCCTTGAACAAGAACTTCAAACGACGTTGtccatcttaaaaatgaaaaacgagGAAGTGGAAATGCAGTGGGAGAAAATCCAGATGCTCCAGAAagaggcagcacagggaaaagcTTTGCAGGAGACTCTCACTCATATGACTGCCATCCtgtcagagagggagggagaaatgaaGTTGTACCAGGAGCAGGTGAgaatgctggaaaagcagaaagaaatgcataaaacTACTCTCGCTCACGTTATTAAGGACATAACAGAGAAAAACGAGAAGATGGAAGCCCAGCAAGAACAGATACGggacctggagaagcagcaagaaaaacaaaggctTGCTGTAAGCAAAATGAGCAGAGACCTGCAAGAGAGAGACCGGGAGATCAGATCCCAGCAAGAACAGATACGGGACCTGGAGAAGCAGCGAGAAATGCAGAGGGCTGCTGTGAGCAAGGTGAGcaaagagctggaggagagagaccaGGAGATCAAATCgcaggaggggaaaagaatgaTTCTAGAACAACACGGTGCATCACAAGCGAGAAATCTGCAGGTGGATCTTGATCATATGAAAGGCAACTTGAAGGAGAAAAACTTAGAGCTTGTGCCTCTGACTCAGCAGATCCAAGAACTGGAAATGGAGAGAGCGCAGGTGCAATCTCTGCACGCGAGCCTTGAACACCTGAGGGCAGTTCTTAAGGACAGAGAGAGCGAGTGTGATTCTCCAAGGGATCCGTTAAGACTCTGGCAGCAGTACAAGGAACAGCAAGAGGGGTACCTGCAAGAGCTTCATGGTAAAGTAGAGAAGATGACActttctttatctgaaaaagaTCAAGAGCTTGAGtcacaacaaaagcaaatccaGGAAGCTGAAGAAGTCATGGAAATGCAGTTAAGGGCTGTCCGTGACCAGCTGGAGCAGACCTTAGAAACCTTAAAAGAGAAGGACAGACTCGTAGACatccaaaagcaacaaacaaggagctatgaggagaaaacaggagaacaGATGAATGTCGTACGCAGAGACTTGGAATACACTACGGCAATactgaaagagaagaattttgtgaTTGAATCTCAGAAGGAGCTGATTGAGACCTTCCAAAACCAAGAACAAGACtctgaacagcagaaggaaattctGCAGCGTCTTCAAGTGGCActagaggaaaaagagcaagaaattttaTCCCTTAGAAAGCGATGTGGGGCATgcgaggagaaggaggaaaagcatgaAGCTGAGCAAACAAATCCTCAAGCAACCAAACtgactctgaaagaaagagaagaaaagataggGGTTCTGGAGGAGGCTATCTCTAAGcttcaacagcaaaaggaggaggcAGCGATGCAGACTAAAGCTATACTGCAAAAACTAGAATACGCTGAATCTTCCCTAGAAGCTAGAGATCGAGAGATAGCGTCTTTGCAAGAGCATGTCCAGGACCTTCGAGAGCAGAAGGAGTTAGAAGGCAAGCAGGATCTAGACAAAATGAGCCAAATATGGAAGGAGAACCGTTTGGAGTTCCTCAAGCAGACAGAGCAAATGAACGCGTTGCGGCTTCGTGGCGAAAGCACGAAAGCAGCACTAGCAGCATGCCAGAAGACGGTGACTCTGCTTGAGGAAGTGGTGAGGAAGAGAGACGAAGACAACGAAACTCTCATGCAAAAAGTCCAGCGCCAAGAAGAAGAACTGAAGACCTTGCAGAATCTCCAGTTTAGGCAAACGGAGGAGAACGAAGAGGTTAGACATCCCAGAGAGCAAGAGAAGCTCCTGGAAGAAGCCTTGCGTGAGAGGGAACGAGAGACCAAGGCTCAAGGTgagcaaaaagaagaggaagtgagAGCTCTTCGGGAAGATCTCCAGCACGTTCAGCTGACTCTGACAAAGAAGGATGAGGAGATCAAGTACCAGAGAGAGAGAGTCGGGTATTTAGAGGAGACTCTGACAGGGAGAGAACAAGAGCTTAGGAGGCTGAGTAAACTCCTGAAACAATTAACATCAGCTTTGCGATGGAAAGATGACGAGGAGACCCTAAAGAAACAGATCCAGAAACTCCAaaaatgggaggaagaggaagcagagaagaggagagttCTCCAGGAGAGAGACCGTTCCTTGCAAAGGCAGAAGGAGCTAACCCAACAACTGGAAGATGAGCGgaaagcaaagggggaaaaattgGAGTGTGTGGTTGCTGTTTTGAAGCAGACTGAAAGCAGAGAAgtcaaatggaaagagaaagcacaagCACTGACTCTTGCCCTTACCAAGAGTGAAATGGCCAATGGGACTTTGAGGGAAGAAGTAGCCGTCCTGCAGAGCATGGTTTCAGAGAGGGACACGGACCGGTTTCATCATCAG CAGGCTGTTGCAGAGGGGGAGCAGCTATCATGGCTCTCGGAGAAGAGAATCCTGTCGCAGCGGCTGGAATGTCTGCAGCGAGCAGTTGCAAGGCAGGAACTTGAGAAGACTGAGCTGAAGCAACTCAACGCTGAGCTCAGGAGGACTCTTGAGCAG GTGGAACGTGAACGGAGGAGTCTGAAGAGATGTTGTAGGGGTCCGTCGCTGGCAGATGCAGGcggattttctctctctgaccagCACAAGATGCCTGCTTCTAGACAG gagGAGTCTCACGCGCGCTGCAGTCGTCGATTAGCTGAGTTGCAGAACCAG GTGTCCCTTGTGCGGACGCAGCTGGCCCAAGACTGCTGTGCAAAGACCAGGCAGGAGCTGTCGGACCTTCACCACGAGCTGTCTTGCTCCTTAGCAGCTGTGGTCCGGGAGCCCAAGGCTGCTGATCCCGAAGCAGAGACTGGGAAGCTGGGTCAGCCTCTGAACCTGTAG